One genomic window of Hippopotamus amphibius kiboko isolate mHipAmp2 chromosome 10, mHipAmp2.hap2, whole genome shotgun sequence includes the following:
- the TIMMDC1 gene encoding complex I assembly factor TIMMDC1, mitochondrial isoform X2, translating to MEVRQPAPRSLLCRAPSPFPRVFAAEAVAADPKTLVEDQKLPSYVPEPQYPESGWDRLRELFVKDEQQRTSKELQDIYKAAISAGIIGWAYGGIPAFIHAKQRYIEQSQGEVYHNQLDAMQSAHRAATRGFIRYGWRWSWRTAMFVTVFNTVNTGLSVYRNKNAVSHFVIAGAVTGSLFRINLGLPGLVAGGIIGALLGTPIGSLLMALQNYCGETVQERKQKDRKAVQELKLEERKARLQFTELLPEEIESSLQKNRSKDDAKKIEELLNLPRNPSSTDTEHKD from the exons ATGGAGGTGCGGCAGCCGGCGCCACGGAGCCTCCTCTGCAGGGCGCCGAGTCCTTTCCCTCGTGTCTTTGCTGCCGAAGCTGTGGCCGCCGATCCCAAGACTCTTGTGGAGGACCAGAAGCTGCCTTCCTACGTCCCAGAACCCCAGTACCCGGAATCCGGATGGGACCGCCTCCGCGAGCTGTTTGTCAAAGA TGAACAGCAGAGAACTTCAAAAGAACTTCAGGATATTTACAAAGCAGCAATTTCAGCAGGCATCATTGGCTGGGCATATGGGGGGATACCAGCTTTTATTCATGCTAAACAGCGCTACATTGAACAGAGCCAAGGAGAAGTTTACCACAACCAGCTTGATGCTATG CAATCTGCACATCGTGCTGCTACACGAGGCTTCATCCGGTATGGCTGGCGTTGGAGTTGGAGAACAGCTATGTTTGTAACTGTATTCAA cACGGTGAACACTGGTCTAAGTGTGTACCGAAATAAAAATGCCGTAAGCCATTTTGTCATTGCAGGAG ctgtCACAGGAAGTCTTTTTAGAATAAACTTAGGCCTGCCTGGCCTGGTAGCTGGTGGCATAATTGGAGCCTTGTTAGG CACTCCTATAGGAAGCCTGTTGATGGCTCTTCAGAACTACTGTGGTGAGACAGttcaggagagaaaacagaaggatCGAAAAGCAGTCCAGGAGCTGAAATTGGAAGAGCG GAAAGCCAGACTACaatttactgagctcctccctGAAGAAATTGAAAGTAGTTTACAGAAAAATCGATCCAAGGATGATGCTAAGAAAATTGAAGAACTGCTAAATCTTCCTAGAAACCCTTCGTCAACAGATACAGAACACAAAGACTGA
- the TIMMDC1 gene encoding complex I assembly factor TIMMDC1, mitochondrial isoform X1, with protein sequence MEVRQPAPRSLLCRAPSPFPRVFAAEAVAADPKTLVEDQKLPSYVPEPQYPESGWDRLRELFVKDEQQRTSKELQDIYKAAISAGIIGWAYGGIPAFIHAKQRYIEQSQGEVYHNQLDAMQSAHRAATRGFIRYGWRWSWRTAMFVTVFNTVNTGLSVYRNKNAVSHFVIAGAWRKKNKVVINNRKHKRLSLFTEAVTGSLFRINLGLPGLVAGGIIGALLGTPIGSLLMALQNYCGETVQERKQKDRKAVQELKLEERKARLQFTELLPEEIESSLQKNRSKDDAKKIEELLNLPRNPSSTDTEHKD encoded by the exons ATGGAGGTGCGGCAGCCGGCGCCACGGAGCCTCCTCTGCAGGGCGCCGAGTCCTTTCCCTCGTGTCTTTGCTGCCGAAGCTGTGGCCGCCGATCCCAAGACTCTTGTGGAGGACCAGAAGCTGCCTTCCTACGTCCCAGAACCCCAGTACCCGGAATCCGGATGGGACCGCCTCCGCGAGCTGTTTGTCAAAGA TGAACAGCAGAGAACTTCAAAAGAACTTCAGGATATTTACAAAGCAGCAATTTCAGCAGGCATCATTGGCTGGGCATATGGGGGGATACCAGCTTTTATTCATGCTAAACAGCGCTACATTGAACAGAGCCAAGGAGAAGTTTACCACAACCAGCTTGATGCTATG CAATCTGCACATCGTGCTGCTACACGAGGCTTCATCCGGTATGGCTGGCGTTGGAGTTGGAGAACAGCTATGTTTGTAACTGTATTCAA cACGGTGAACACTGGTCTAAGTGTGTACCGAAATAAAAATGCCGTAAGCCATTTTGTCATTGCAGGAG cctggagaaagaagaataaagttgttataaacaatagaaaacacaaaagactgtCCTTGTTCACAGAAG ctgtCACAGGAAGTCTTTTTAGAATAAACTTAGGCCTGCCTGGCCTGGTAGCTGGTGGCATAATTGGAGCCTTGTTAGG CACTCCTATAGGAAGCCTGTTGATGGCTCTTCAGAACTACTGTGGTGAGACAGttcaggagagaaaacagaaggatCGAAAAGCAGTCCAGGAGCTGAAATTGGAAGAGCG GAAAGCCAGACTACaatttactgagctcctccctGAAGAAATTGAAAGTAGTTTACAGAAAAATCGATCCAAGGATGATGCTAAGAAAATTGAAGAACTGCTAAATCTTCCTAGAAACCCTTCGTCAACAGATACAGAACACAAAGACTGA
- the TIMMDC1 gene encoding complex I assembly factor TIMMDC1, mitochondrial isoform X3: MEVRQPAPRSLLCRAPSPFPRVFAAEAVAADPKTLVEDQKLPSYVPEPQYPESGWDRLRELFVKDEQQRTSKELQDIYKAAISAGIIGWAYGGIPAFIHAKQRYIEQSQGEVYHNQLDAMQSAHRAATRGFIRYGWRWSWRTAMFVTVFNTVNTGLSVYRNKNAVSHFVIAGAWRKKNKVVINNRKHKRLSLFTEAVTGSLFRINLGLPGLVAGGIIGALLGTPIGSLLMALQNYCGETVQERKQKDRKAVQELKLEERIGNYLKEMNSNE, encoded by the exons ATGGAGGTGCGGCAGCCGGCGCCACGGAGCCTCCTCTGCAGGGCGCCGAGTCCTTTCCCTCGTGTCTTTGCTGCCGAAGCTGTGGCCGCCGATCCCAAGACTCTTGTGGAGGACCAGAAGCTGCCTTCCTACGTCCCAGAACCCCAGTACCCGGAATCCGGATGGGACCGCCTCCGCGAGCTGTTTGTCAAAGA TGAACAGCAGAGAACTTCAAAAGAACTTCAGGATATTTACAAAGCAGCAATTTCAGCAGGCATCATTGGCTGGGCATATGGGGGGATACCAGCTTTTATTCATGCTAAACAGCGCTACATTGAACAGAGCCAAGGAGAAGTTTACCACAACCAGCTTGATGCTATG CAATCTGCACATCGTGCTGCTACACGAGGCTTCATCCGGTATGGCTGGCGTTGGAGTTGGAGAACAGCTATGTTTGTAACTGTATTCAA cACGGTGAACACTGGTCTAAGTGTGTACCGAAATAAAAATGCCGTAAGCCATTTTGTCATTGCAGGAG cctggagaaagaagaataaagttgttataaacaatagaaaacacaaaagactgtCCTTGTTCACAGAAG ctgtCACAGGAAGTCTTTTTAGAATAAACTTAGGCCTGCCTGGCCTGGTAGCTGGTGGCATAATTGGAGCCTTGTTAGG CACTCCTATAGGAAGCCTGTTGATGGCTCTTCAGAACTACTGTGGTGAGACAGttcaggagagaaaacagaaggatCGAAAAGCAGTCCAGGAGCTGAAATTGGAAGAGCG CATAGGAAATTACCTAAAGGAAATGAACAGCAATGAGTGA